CCCAAGTACTGCCCCCATCACAAGACTCAAGATAACAATCAGGAAATTAGCACTCTTAAACCCCATTTGCAGGCCCAATACCATCACCGCAAGACCGATGCCATGCATGACTGTAGTTTTCATATTTTCAGGAATTCTCGTCAAAAGCCTGCCAAGCAAGGTCCCGACGATAATCAAAAGCCCATTGACAATGGTGCCAAGTAAAAACATAGCGTTCACCTATCTTTAAATTTTGTATGTACACTCATGTAAAAAAAGAAGCCATCAAATTGATAGCTTAAGAGTTTTGCTGATCTAGTAGTTCCAGAATCCGTTCCAGATCATCTTTAGAGAAAAATTCTATTTCAATCTTCCCTTTGTTTTTCGATTGTTTGATGTTAACAGTTGTGCCGAAACGCTCACGAAGCGTCGTTTCCCGTTCGCGGATGAAAACATCCTTTGTCGTTTTTTCTTTTTTTGTTTCACGTGGAACAACTTCGTTCATCTGCTGAATCAACTGCTCTAGCTGGCGGACATTCATTCCATCTTTAAGGATTTTATCCACGAGGACCGGGAGTTTGTCTTTCTTCCTTAATCCTAGAAGCGCGCGTCCATGGCCCATTGATATTTTGCCATCCGAAATCAGTTGCTGAATCTTAGGCGGCAGCGACAGCAAGCGGATATGGTTTGCCAGATGCGGACGGCTTTTGCCCAGTCTCTTTGCTAATTCTTCTTGTGTGAGCTTCAGCTTTTCAATCAGTGTTTGATAGGCGATTCCCTCTTCGATTGGATTTAAATCTTCCCTCTGAAGGTTTTCCAGCACAGCAAGCTCCATCATCTGCTGTTCATTAAGTTCACGGACGACTGCCGGGACTGTTTCCAGCTTTGCTTCCTTCGCGGCACGGAACCGCCTTTCCCCAACGACTATTTCATAGCCTTTTATCGTCTTCCTGACAATAATCGGCTGAAGGATTCCATGTTCCTGGATCGATTGCTTCAATTCCTCTATCGCTTCCGGCTGGAAAACTTTTCGTGGTTGATAAGGATTCGGCCGTATTTCTTTGATGCTTATTTCCTGGACCTTTTCGTCCTTACCGGCTTCTTCTTTAAATAAAGCATTCAATCCTTTACCTAAGCCTTTAGCCATTTGCAACCACTTCCTTTGCAAGATCTAAATAAACCTCTGCCCCGCGGGACTTTGGATCATAAATGATGATTGGCTCTCCGTGGCTTGGAGCTTCACTCAACCGGACATTCCGGGGAATGACTGTCTTGTATACCTTGTCCTGGAAGTACTTCTTCACTTCCTCTATGACTTGAAGACCAAGATTCGTACGTGCATCCAGCATCGTCAGCAGGACACCTTCAATCTTCAAATCCTGGTTCAAATGCTTCTGTACGAGTCGGACAGTATTCAGGAGCTGACTTAATCCTTCCAATGCATAATACTCACACTGGACAGGGATGATGACTGCATCTGAAGCCGTCAAAGCATTCAAAGTCAATAAACCAAGAGACGGCGGACAGTCGATGATAATATAATCAAAACGATCCTTCACTTCCTCGAGAGCCCGCTTCAAGCGAACCTCCCTAGATATCGTGGGCACGAGCTCAATCTCCGCTCCTGCAAGCTGGATGGTCGCAGGAATTGTATATAAATTCTCAACTGCTGTTGGATGGATTACATTTTTGGCTTCAACATCGTCAACAAGAACATCATAGATGCATTGCTCAACATCCGCTTTCTCAATCCCCACACCACTCGTCGCATTTCCCTGGGGATCCGTATCGACAAGGAGCACTTTTTTTCCTATGTATGCAAGGCAAGCACCAAGATTCACCGATGTCGTCGTTTTGCCGACTCCGCCTTTTTGATTCGCAATCGCAATGATTTTCCCCACATTGTCACCTTCTTTCAAAACCCAATAAATAGTATATGTTTAGCTTTAAGCAAAAAAATGCATTATAAATTAGGCTTTTCCCAGCAATTCAGGATGAAAATCACCGAAAAAAGCAATCACGTATTCTATTTTATCATGAAAAAAGACAGTTGATAGAATTTTTATTAAAAAGAAATAATCCAGTAATATGCGAAGTGCAGTACACAAAAAGCCCCGTTTCCAGGCTGCTGATTGAGTCAAATGGCAACAAAAAAACGGGAGACAGCCTGTCCCCCGCTAGCAATCTATTATTTCTTTTTTGGTATGCGAATCGTGAATTGATAGAACTCTTCAAACTCTTCTTCTTCGGAATCAAGATTGATGCCGCTGTCAGAAACCATTGTCAGTGACTGACGGATGGTATTGACGGCAATCCTCATATCCTTGCTGAATGCCTTCCGCTTTGGCTTTGGTTTCTCTTCATTTTGGCTCAGAAGCTTGACGACACGTTCTTCCGTTTGTTTGACATTAAGCGATCTCTCAATGATCTCTGCCAACACTTGTACCTGCAGCTCAGGGTTCTTTAACGGGATTAACGAACGGGCATGGCGCTCTGTGATCAATTTATTCAAGAGTGCATCCTGTACTTCCTGTGGAAGCTTTAGCAATCGCAGCTTATTCGCAACCGTTGATTGACCTTTTCCCAATCTTTGCGCCAGTGCTTCCTGGGTCAGGTTATGGATTTCCAGCAATTTACCATAAGCCATCGCTTCTTCAATTGGTGACAGTTCCTCACGCTGAAGGTTCTCAATCAAAGCAACTGATGCTGTTTCGGAATCGGATAGGTTTTTAACGATTGCAGGAACCTCTTCCCACTCAAGCTTTTTCATTGCTCGCCAGCGGCGTTCACCTGCAATTATTTCAAATCGGTCCTGATCGTATTCCCGGACGACGATTGGCTGGATTACTCCATGTATGTGAATGGTACGGGCCAATTCTTCAATTTTTTCATCATCAAAAACAGTTCTTGGCTGGTATCTATTTGGAATAATATGGTCAATCGGAATCTTCTTTATTTCTTCGTTTTCTATGTTGTCAATATCCTCAACCGTCTGTTCTTCCATTTGGTTCGGTTCTTCCACTTGGTTCCGTTCTTTTTCCTTTTCCCCAAGGCCAAAAAAGCGCGAAAAAGAAGGCTTCATCACCCTACACCACCTTTATGAACTCCCTATTACATATTCTCTATAAAAATGACAAGTTCCTGCCTATAGACTCTATTATAAACTAAATTCATTTTTCCAAATAGACCAAAAAGCATTAGCAAGCATAGGCGGCTCCATCAATCGCACACTTCAAGCCTTTGGCCAGTGTGCTGCGACTGATGTATGCACCTATTCAATCGGCGTTTTATTCGGGGTTCCCGGTTTTCTTGGGTACTTCTTAGGTGTTGTTTTTAGTTTGTTAATGATTAAAATATTTCGTTCACTCTCTTCCACAGGCAAGGTGAAGGAATGGGCAGATTCAAGCTTTCCGCCAAGAACATTGATTGCTTTTTCACCAACCTGCAGTTCCTCTCCTGCCTGGTTGCCCTTCATGGCGATGAATGTCCCGCCAGTTTTCACTAGCGGAAGGCAAAGTTCACTTAACACGGACATTCTGGCTACAGCCCTTGCCATAACAACTTCATATTTCTCACGATGGGAAGGATTCTGTCCGAATGTCTCGGCACGGTCGTGAATGAAGGTCGTACC
This portion of the Mesobacillus sp. S13 genome encodes:
- a CDS encoding ParB/RepB/Spo0J family partition protein gives rise to the protein MAKGLGKGLNALFKEEAGKDEKVQEISIKEIRPNPYQPRKVFQPEAIEELKQSIQEHGILQPIIVRKTIKGYEIVVGERRFRAAKEAKLETVPAVVRELNEQQMMELAVLENLQREDLNPIEEGIAYQTLIEKLKLTQEELAKRLGKSRPHLANHIRLLSLPPKIQQLISDGKISMGHGRALLGLRKKDKLPVLVDKILKDGMNVRQLEQLIQQMNEVVPRETKKEKTTKDVFIRERETTLRERFGTTVNIKQSKNKGKIEIEFFSKDDLERILELLDQQNS
- a CDS encoding ParA family protein, with translation MGKIIAIANQKGGVGKTTTSVNLGACLAYIGKKVLLVDTDPQGNATSGVGIEKADVEQCIYDVLVDDVEAKNVIHPTAVENLYTIPATIQLAGAEIELVPTISREVRLKRALEEVKDRFDYIIIDCPPSLGLLTLNALTASDAVIIPVQCEYYALEGLSQLLNTVRLVQKHLNQDLKIEGVLLTMLDARTNLGLQVIEEVKKYFQDKVYKTVIPRNVRLSEAPSHGEPIIIYDPKSRGAEVYLDLAKEVVANG
- the rsmG gene encoding 16S rRNA (guanine(527)-N(7))-methyltransferase RsmG, translated to MNTDQFKALLAEKGIQLSQKQMEQYEKYYQMLVEWNEKMNLTAITEKPDVYLKHFYDSISAAFYFDFNKPLNLCDVGAGAGFPSIPIKIAFPEIKVTIVDSLNKRITFLEQLSKELGLEGTTFIHDRAETFGQNPSHREKYEVVMARAVARMSVLSELCLPLVKTGGTFIAMKGNQAGEELQVGEKAINVLGGKLESAHSFTLPVEESERNILIINKLKTTPKKYPRKPGTPNKTPIE
- the noc gene encoding nucleoid occlusion protein, yielding MKPSFSRFFGLGEKEKERNQVEEPNQMEEQTVEDIDNIENEEIKKIPIDHIIPNRYQPRTVFDDEKIEELARTIHIHGVIQPIVVREYDQDRFEIIAGERRWRAMKKLEWEEVPAIVKNLSDSETASVALIENLQREELSPIEEAMAYGKLLEIHNLTQEALAQRLGKGQSTVANKLRLLKLPQEVQDALLNKLITERHARSLIPLKNPELQVQVLAEIIERSLNVKQTEERVVKLLSQNEEKPKPKRKAFSKDMRIAVNTIRQSLTMVSDSGINLDSEEEEFEEFYQFTIRIPKKK